Part of the Catenulispora sp. EB89 genome, CCGTGATCCGGGTCGGCGCGCCGCGGAAGGAGGCGTTCACGCTGCCGTTCGTGGTCTGGAAGGAGGCGTTCCCCGAACCCAGGTCCTCGGCGTCGATGCTGCCGTTGCCGGAGGTCAGGTCGACCGCGCCGGTCACCCCGCTGACCTCGATGTGCCCCTGGGAGGTGGCGGCCTGCACCGAGACGTTGCGCGGCACCGTCAGCGTGATGTCGACGGGCCCGCAGCCGCCGCCGGAGCAGTCCTTGGTGAGCGTCAGTACGCCGTCCGCGACACTCTGCCGCAGCACCGGCCGCTTGCCGCCCTTGCCCTTCCACTGCAGCACGGCCTGCCCCTGCACCCCGGTGGCGGCGGAGTTGCCGGTGATCTGCACATCACTCTCGGAATCGGCGACCACGACCCGCGTGATCGGCCCGGCGGCCGCGACGGCGACCCGCGCCTGCTGGTCGGTCACCCGCGAGGACATCGCGAACGCCGCGGCGACGGCCGGCACGCTCACGGCCACGATCACGCCGGCCATCGCGATGGTGCTGATCCGCAGGGCGCCGATCGGGGCGCGGGGCGGGGTGGCATCGAAGCTCATGAGGAAATGGTGGCTCGGGGACGGGGGTCCGGGCGATGGGGGTAGCCCCACTCTTGGCAGGGGCTAAGACTACCTGCGGTGATCTTGGGGCGGCGGTTCGCGGCGGCGGGGCGGCTGGCGGCAGCCGGGCAGGAAGCCGAAACCTCCGGCTGCCCACCCGGCCGACATCCCAGCTCAAGCCAGTCCAGCTCAAGCGGGCCGAGCTTAAGCCTGCCCAGCTCAAGCTAGCCGATCTCAGCCCTGATGCAGCTCAATCAGCGGACTCCGCCCCGCCGCCGTCTTCGCGAACCCGACCGCCCACACCTGCCCGCCGGCCGCGCCGAGGCCGCCGAGCACGGTGTCGCCGCTGCCCGGGTCCGGCGCCGCGACCGCGTGCCAGCCGGTCGCGTCGTGGCGCGCCAGGACGGGGACCT contains:
- a CDS encoding DUF4097 family beta strand repeat-containing protein; its protein translation is MSFDATPPRAPIGALRISTIAMAGVIVAVSVPAVAAAFAMSSRVTDQQARVAVAAAGPITRVVVADSESDVQITGNSAATGVQGQAVLQWKGKGGKRPVLRQSVADGVLTLTKDCSGGGCGPVDITLTVPRNVSVQAATSQGHIEVSGVTGAVDLTSGNGSIDAEDLGSGNASFQTTNGSVNASFRGAPTRITASTTNGGVTIATDGQTAYYDSVSTTNGLRYLTNVQDRMAAAEIDVTTTNADVTIS